One window from the genome of Calditrichota bacterium encodes:
- a CDS encoding carbohydrate ABC transporter permease — MLKKLSFYGFLIFWTIIFIYPFLWMISATVRPEAEIGGFGIIPSSVSLHSYKLVFQKIPIIRAFLNSLFVASMVTLGVIVFSSMIGYSLARLQFRGKKLMFGLILFTMTLPFQITLIPQYILMVKFKWTETFLALIVPYLVNTFAIILFRQHFLTIPQDLVEAARIDGCSEFHVLFRIFWPLSVPTIITVGIITFMTVWNEVLWPLIVIHERNLMTMPQIVTIFVVGGQAEGLMGVKLAAATLLALPIIVAYSIFQRYFIESMASSGLKN; from the coding sequence ATGTTAAAAAAACTATCATTTTATGGCTTTTTAATTTTCTGGACAATTATTTTCATCTATCCGTTTTTGTGGATGATCTCGGCGACAGTGAGACCAGAGGCGGAAATCGGCGGTTTTGGCATTATTCCGTCCTCTGTTTCTCTGCACAGTTACAAATTGGTCTTTCAGAAAATTCCTATCATACGGGCATTTCTCAACAGCTTGTTTGTCGCTTCCATGGTCACTTTAGGCGTCATTGTTTTCAGCTCGATGATTGGCTACTCTCTGGCGCGACTGCAATTTCGCGGTAAAAAATTGATGTTCGGACTGATTTTGTTCACCATGACGCTGCCGTTTCAAATCACGCTGATTCCGCAGTACATTCTGATGGTCAAATTCAAATGGACGGAAACTTTTCTGGCGCTGATTGTCCCCTATCTGGTGAACACATTTGCCATCATTTTGTTTCGGCAGCATTTTTTAACAATTCCCCAGGACTTAGTCGAAGCCGCACGCATCGACGGCTGCTCCGAATTTCACGTTTTATTTCGCATCTTCTGGCCGCTGTCAGTGCCGACGATCATCACTGTGGGAATCATCACGTTCATGACTGTCTGGAATGAAGTGCTCTGGCCCCTGATTGTGATTCACGAAAGAAATTTGATGACCATGCCGCAAATTGTGACCATTTTCGTTGTTGGCGGTCAGGCAGAAGGACTCATGGGCGTCAAATTGGCGGCGGCAACCCTGCTGGCACTGCCGATCATCGTCGCTTACAGCATTTTCCAGAGATATTTCATCGAAAGTATGGCCAGTAGCGGATTGAAAAATTGA
- a CDS encoding sugar ABC transporter permease codes for MFRKKGKRDKIGYIFSLPYIIHFSIFTAFPITFSFLLIFHRWDIISPMQWTGLQNFVRLAHDGLFFKSLINTLIFLFIHIPLQITVALALAEFLNQKIRFRGFFRAAYFMPVVVSGVVITILWQQLYAQDTGVLNTLLASLHLPKLPWLTSPRLAMPSIAIMATWKNVGLYVVLFLVGLQTVPTYMYEAADLEGASHWQKFRYITLPMINPTMIMVVILSTIGGFSLFIEPYIMTGGGPLGSTLSAMLYIYQQAFSFYHMGYAATLGFFFAAVVFSVILIQKKVIESDVYY; via the coding sequence ATGTTTCGCAAAAAAGGGAAACGCGACAAAATCGGTTACATTTTTTCCCTGCCGTACATTATTCATTTTTCAATATTTACGGCATTTCCGATTACGTTCTCATTTTTGCTCATTTTCCATCGCTGGGATATCATTTCCCCGATGCAATGGACGGGATTGCAAAATTTTGTTCGTCTCGCACATGACGGACTTTTTTTCAAATCGCTGATTAACACGCTAATTTTTTTATTCATTCATATCCCTTTGCAAATAACGGTAGCGCTGGCGCTGGCTGAATTTTTGAATCAAAAAATCCGCTTTCGTGGTTTTTTCCGCGCCGCCTATTTTATGCCGGTTGTCGTTTCCGGCGTCGTCATTACCATCCTCTGGCAGCAGCTCTACGCTCAGGATACCGGCGTACTCAATACGCTGCTTGCGAGTTTGCATCTGCCAAAATTGCCCTGGCTCACGAGCCCCAGACTTGCCATGCCGTCCATCGCCATCATGGCAACGTGGAAAAACGTCGGTTTGTATGTCGTTTTGTTTCTCGTTGGTCTGCAAACGGTTCCCACTTACATGTACGAAGCCGCGGATTTGGAAGGCGCTTCGCATTGGCAAAAATTTCGTTACATCACGCTGCCAATGATTAACCCCACCATGATCATGGTGGTCATTTTATCGACGATCGGCGGTTTCTCGCTATTCATCGAGCCGTACATTATGACCGGGGGCGGCCCGTTAGGCAGCACACTTTCGGCGATGCTGTACATTTATCAGCAGGCATTTTCTTTCTATCACATGGGCTATGCCGCCACGCTGGGCTTTTTCTTCGCCGCCGTTGTCTTTTCCGTAATTTTAATTCAGAAAAAAGTGATTGAATCGGATGTGTACTATTAG
- a CDS encoding extracellular solute-binding protein, protein MTFDEFFSHKLHYFKKLISLISIFSLMFCLNCQSRKSGQGEQITLTYWSANNQYEINLAEELVAEWEKIHPNVHIKHQPIPEGRSSEEVVLAAVVGKTTPDIYSNMWPGDIELYVRADALLQLDTFANFDSFATSRYSEDVFQQSKSKDGHVYQILWKTNPIMMAYNKNIFREAGFEKPPKTFEEYLKAAKKITRDRDGDGYIDRWIGITQILVTWWQRFFDFYPLYIAASGGRTLIENGNIVFDNQAAVDVFRFLKTLFDKGYFPRERMDARADVFINEIVASRFTGPWAITQIEKYKPEGFEYDFVPVPRPSYSEGPAFTYGDYKSIVIFKNTKHPKWSWEFAKFLVSRHADLLLLETADQLPLRKNILQDSLFAPYFKTHPRKVVFAEQARYVRGADSSPVLREIFDAISKEFEASVIYGVKSPEQAVHDAAERARLIME, encoded by the coding sequence ATGACTTTTGATGAATTTTTCTCTCATAAACTTCATTATTTTAAAAAATTAATTTCATTAATTTCCATTTTCTCTCTCATGTTTTGTTTGAACTGTCAGTCGCGGAAATCAGGGCAAGGCGAGCAAATCACGCTCACCTATTGGTCGGCGAATAATCAGTACGAAATCAATCTCGCCGAAGAATTGGTGGCGGAATGGGAAAAAATACACCCGAATGTCCACATCAAACACCAACCGATTCCGGAAGGCAGATCCAGCGAAGAGGTTGTTTTAGCCGCAGTCGTCGGGAAAACTACTCCCGACATCTATTCCAACATGTGGCCTGGCGATATCGAACTTTACGTCCGCGCTGATGCTTTGTTGCAGTTGGACACTTTTGCCAATTTTGACTCATTCGCCACGAGCCGCTATTCCGAGGATGTTTTTCAACAGTCCAAATCCAAAGATGGTCATGTTTACCAGATTCTTTGGAAAACGAATCCCATCATGATGGCATACAACAAGAATATTTTCAGAGAAGCCGGATTTGAAAAGCCACCGAAAACATTCGAGGAATATTTAAAAGCTGCAAAAAAAATCACCCGCGACAGAGACGGCGACGGCTACATTGACCGCTGGATCGGAATCACGCAGATTCTCGTCACCTGGTGGCAGCGCTTTTTTGATTTCTACCCGCTGTACATCGCCGCTTCTGGCGGGAGAACACTGATCGAGAACGGAAACATCGTTTTCGACAATCAGGCTGCCGTAGACGTCTTCCGATTTTTGAAGACGCTATTTGACAAAGGCTATTTCCCGCGGGAAAGAATGGACGCGAGAGCAGACGTTTTTATCAATGAAATTGTCGCCAGTCGTTTTACGGGACCCTGGGCGATTACGCAAATCGAAAAATACAAACCTGAAGGCTTTGAATACGATTTCGTTCCTGTGCCACGTCCCTCCTACTCCGAGGGACCTGCTTTCACCTATGGCGATTACAAAAGCATTGTCATTTTCAAAAATACCAAACATCCAAAATGGTCATGGGAATTCGCTAAATTTCTCGTTTCCAGACATGCGGATTTGCTGCTGTTAGAAACAGCGGATCAATTGCCGCTGCGAAAAAATATTTTGCAGGACAGTTTGTTCGCGCCCTATTTTAAAACGCATCCGAGAAAAGTGGTTTTCGCAGAGCAGGCCCGATATGTGCGTGGTGCGGACAGTTCCCCGGTGCTGAGAGAAATTTTTGACGCCATTTCCAAAGAATTTGAAGCCAGCGTCATTTACGGAGTTAAGTCCCCGGAACAGGCTGTGCATGACGCTGCCGAACGCGCCAGATTGATTATGGAGTGA